A genomic segment from Geitlerinema sp. PCC 7407 encodes:
- a CDS encoding glutathione S-transferase family protein — translation MAPRPKTKGLPPGTLIKVGKFAWTQMWHLMMARLAPRSQSGAYQRPASQFRQWVGSEAYPAEAHRYSLIVGMGCPWAHRTLVVRSLKGLEDAIAVVRAQPSPDQGMWVFEDEWEGCQTLPELYQVAQPGYTGRATVPVLWDSQTRTIVNNESAEMIVMLNGAFNAIAAHASLDLYPDDLKETIDTWNEQIYHAVNNGVYRCGFAQTQAAYEEACSELFAMLDQLDQVLTHQRYLGGDRLTLADVRLFTTLFRFDIVYYSLFKCNRRRIQDYPALGPYLRDLYQMPGVAATCDLQAVKRDYYGNLFPLNPGGIIPIGPDITLDAPHHRESLAQRSLVEE, via the coding sequence ATGGCTCCACGGCCCAAAACTAAAGGTCTGCCCCCCGGCACCTTGATCAAAGTGGGTAAGTTTGCCTGGACCCAGATGTGGCATCTGATGATGGCGCGTCTTGCGCCCCGCAGCCAGTCTGGAGCCTACCAGCGGCCCGCCAGCCAGTTTCGCCAGTGGGTTGGCTCCGAGGCCTATCCTGCAGAAGCTCACCGCTACTCTCTGATCGTGGGGATGGGGTGTCCCTGGGCGCACCGGACCCTGGTGGTGCGATCGCTCAAGGGGCTAGAAGACGCGATCGCGGTGGTGCGGGCGCAGCCCTCGCCGGATCAGGGGATGTGGGTCTTTGAGGACGAGTGGGAGGGATGTCAGACGCTGCCGGAGCTCTACCAGGTGGCGCAGCCCGGGTATACGGGGCGGGCGACGGTGCCGGTGCTGTGGGACAGCCAGACTCGCACCATCGTGAACAATGAGAGCGCGGAGATGATTGTCATGCTCAATGGGGCCTTTAATGCGATCGCGGCTCACGCGTCCCTCGATCTCTATCCAGATGATCTCAAAGAGACCATTGATACCTGGAATGAGCAGATCTATCACGCGGTCAATAATGGCGTCTATCGCTGCGGCTTTGCCCAAACCCAGGCGGCCTATGAGGAAGCGTGCAGTGAACTATTTGCCATGCTCGATCAGCTCGATCAGGTGCTGACTCATCAGCGCTATCTGGGCGGCGATCGCCTCACCCTGGCGGACGTGCGGCTTTTCACGACGCTCTTTCGCTTCGATATTGTCTACTACAGTTTATTTAAATGTAATCGCCGCCGCATTCAAGACTATCCAGCCCTCGGACCCTATCTCCGAGATCTCTACCAGATGCCTGGAGTAGCGGCGACCTGTGACCTTCAGGCGGTCAAGCGAGACTATTACGGCAATCTTTTTCCCCTCAATCCGGGCGGCATTATCCCTATAGGGCCTGATATCACCCTGGATGCTCCTCACCATCGCGAATCTCTGGCTCAGAGATCTTTAGTAGAAGAGTGA
- a CDS encoding sodium:proton antiporter, whose translation MDTPHGSGDIADLMSILIILLLVATGVALITRRLRIPYVSGLVLAGLFITELLPRRVGLDSSLILNLFLPILIFEAAINTDISRLRSTIKPIACLAGPGIILAAGITASLLKISLGYAWIPALFAGVILAITDTVSVIAVFKEVPVPSRLSTIVEGESLFNDGVALVLFNLIATVHLTGTFTPIGGLQQLFMVIAGGVLLGAGTGYLSIGLFRQSDDPLSDILLSVAVALGTFQVGQLVGVSGAVAVVVAGLVIGNLGLSRNASATAKVTLLSFWEYAGFGVNTFIFLLIGLEVNLITLWQTLPYVLMAIAIYQIGRALSVYPLLAILRFVDRPIPLRWQHVLFLGNVKGSLSMALALSIPSSVPGRENIVALVFGTVLLSLLGQALSLPWLVKRLKLSKPSSHLQQVETLQLQLIVSKAAQDELDNLLKSGVLPKAVHEELRATYQARIASSERTLRDLYNARSGMPSSSKLNAIRRQMLLAEKSAVTEALRKRILSEELVQAYVSDLNRQLLEIEEE comes from the coding sequence ATGGACACTCCCCACGGCTCCGGCGATATCGCCGACCTGATGTCTATTCTGATTATTCTGCTGTTGGTCGCCACAGGCGTGGCCCTGATCACGCGGCGGCTGCGGATTCCCTACGTGTCCGGACTTGTGCTAGCGGGCCTGTTCATCACCGAGCTCCTGCCCCGTCGGGTCGGTCTCGACTCCTCTCTAATTTTGAATTTATTTTTGCCCATTTTGATCTTCGAGGCGGCTATCAACACAGACATCAGCCGCCTGCGCAGCACCATCAAGCCTATTGCCTGTTTGGCTGGTCCCGGCATTATTCTAGCCGCCGGGATCACCGCCAGCCTGCTCAAAATCAGCCTCGGCTATGCCTGGATTCCCGCGCTCTTTGCCGGCGTGATCTTAGCCATCACAGATACAGTCTCCGTGATCGCAGTGTTCAAAGAGGTGCCCGTTCCCTCGCGCCTATCCACCATCGTCGAGGGAGAGAGTCTATTTAATGATGGCGTGGCTTTGGTGCTCTTTAACCTGATTGCCACCGTCCATCTCACCGGCACCTTCACACCCATTGGCGGCCTTCAGCAGCTTTTCATGGTGATTGCTGGGGGGGTTCTGCTGGGGGCGGGCACTGGCTATCTCAGCATTGGCCTCTTTCGCCAGTCCGACGACCCCCTCAGCGATATTCTCCTGAGCGTGGCTGTGGCCCTGGGCACTTTCCAGGTGGGGCAGCTGGTCGGGGTGTCAGGAGCCGTTGCGGTGGTGGTCGCGGGGCTGGTAATTGGCAATTTGGGCCTCTCGCGCAATGCCTCTGCAACGGCCAAAGTCACGCTGCTGAGCTTCTGGGAATACGCTGGCTTTGGGGTCAACACCTTTATCTTTTTGCTCATTGGACTCGAGGTGAATCTGATCACGCTGTGGCAGACGCTGCCCTACGTCCTGATGGCGATCGCCATCTATCAGATCGGTCGCGCCCTTTCGGTCTATCCCCTTCTGGCGATCCTGCGCTTTGTCGATCGCCCCATTCCCCTGCGCTGGCAGCACGTCCTGTTTCTGGGCAACGTCAAAGGGTCTCTGTCCATGGCCCTCGCCCTCAGCATCCCTAGCAGCGTCCCGGGCCGCGAAAACATCGTTGCCCTGGTCTTTGGCACAGTCTTGCTCTCGCTGCTAGGACAGGCGCTGAGCTTGCCGTGGCTAGTCAAGCGGCTCAAGCTCAGCAAACCCTCCAGCCACCTCCAGCAAGTCGAAACCCTCCAGCTTCAGCTCATCGTGTCCAAAGCAGCCCAGGACGAGCTGGACAACCTGCTCAAATCCGGTGTCCTGCCCAAGGCCGTCCACGAAGAGCTGCGAGCAACCTACCAGGCCCGCATCGCCTCCTCCGAAAGAACACTGCGGGACCTCTACAACGCGCGTTCAGGCATGCCGTCGAGCAGCAAGCTCAATGCCATTCGTCGCCAGATGCTCTTGGCCGAAAAGAGCGCTGTCACCGAGGCCTTGCGCAAGCGGATCTTGTCGGAGGAGCTGGTTCAGGCCTACGTCAGCGACCTTAACCGTCAACTACTAGAGATTGAGGAGGAGTAG
- a CDS encoding TrkA family potassium uptake protein — protein MYVLIGGAGMMGQNLAQRLLDLGHMVAVVDSDPAACQYAREKIGVMAFEGSAVSTTVLLEAGIRKADAVVATLRHDALNLALVTLCRHYGVGHIVVRMRDRDFAEPYRIAGANHIISTIDLAVSSMANAIEYPEVESMMHFEQGQVEVLKLPVPSHCYVTGRTVAQIAQDPRFPAGSLIIGYQPLPHMDLIIPNGSTVLEAGSTILVVTKPALVHQMIDFLGLCSMPQPTPPQSLVVDG, from the coding sequence ATGTACGTTCTGATTGGTGGCGCGGGCATGATGGGACAAAATCTTGCCCAGCGGCTGTTGGACCTGGGGCACATGGTGGCGGTGGTGGACTCGGATCCGGCCGCGTGTCAGTATGCCCGGGAAAAAATTGGGGTGATGGCCTTTGAGGGGAGTGCCGTGAGCACCACGGTGCTGCTGGAGGCGGGGATCCGCAAGGCAGACGCTGTGGTGGCGACCCTACGCCACGATGCCCTAAATCTGGCGCTAGTTACCCTCTGTCGGCACTATGGCGTTGGACATATTGTGGTGCGGATGCGCGATCGCGACTTTGCAGAGCCTTACCGAATTGCTGGCGCTAACCACATCATCAGCACCATTGATCTGGCCGTCTCCAGCATGGCCAACGCCATTGAATACCCCGAAGTCGAATCCATGATGCACTTCGAGCAGGGCCAGGTCGAAGTGCTCAAGCTGCCGGTCCCCAGTCACTGCTACGTCACGGGCCGCACGGTTGCCCAGATTGCTCAGGACCCCCGATTTCCGGCTGGTTCCCTGATCATTGGTTACCAGCCCTTGCCCCACATGGACCTGATCATCCCCAATGGCAGCACTGTGCTGGAGGCCGGGTCCACCATTTTGGTGGTGACTAAACCGGCCCTCGTGCACCAGATGATTGACTTTTTGGGTTTGTGCTCGATGCCTCAGCCTACTCCTCCTCAATCTCTAGTAGTTGACGGTTAA